Proteins co-encoded in one Ensifer sp. PDNC004 genomic window:
- a CDS encoding SGNH/GDSL hydrolase family protein, with protein MNSNATRVVQMEQNSVRKSSILKRALLAVLATAFSLALCGLMIEGMARTVFDNGMDFDLEMWKYARDLKRVSAEPAIGHEHIPNSSGVFMGVPVSINSIGLRNREIGPVAAGTTRVMMLGDSLTFGWGVKEEDTPSRLLETVLNGGSQGAPKYEVINTGVGNYNTQMEVAYFMTKGIELKPDVVVLNYFINDAEPTPRRHQVGWGEYSQAYVVLASAVDKISRIFLGRADWKAYYRGLYEADQPGWTEGQDAMRRLISFCRERGIKLVIVNYPELHEVKQYPFPEVTGAVEKIAESEKVPFLDLRPSVEDLVPETLWVSPSDAHPNRIANERFAAAIAGTLERSYPDLFAGAGSVAKVQP; from the coding sequence ATGAATTCCAATGCAACACGTGTCGTTCAAATGGAACAAAACAGCGTCCGGAAGTCCTCCATTCTCAAACGTGCCCTGCTTGCTGTTCTCGCGACGGCTTTCAGCCTGGCGCTCTGCGGTCTCATGATCGAAGGCATGGCGCGCACCGTCTTTGACAACGGCATGGATTTCGACCTCGAGATGTGGAAATACGCCCGCGACCTGAAACGGGTCAGTGCCGAGCCGGCGATCGGCCACGAGCACATTCCCAATTCGAGCGGCGTGTTCATGGGTGTGCCGGTCAGCATCAATTCGATCGGCCTGCGCAACCGTGAAATCGGCCCGGTTGCCGCCGGGACGACGCGTGTGATGATGCTCGGGGATTCGCTGACCTTCGGCTGGGGCGTCAAAGAGGAAGATACGCCGTCCAGGTTGCTGGAAACGGTCCTCAATGGCGGCAGCCAGGGGGCGCCGAAATACGAGGTGATCAACACCGGTGTCGGCAACTACAACACCCAGATGGAAGTTGCCTACTTCATGACCAAGGGCATCGAGCTCAAGCCGGACGTGGTCGTGCTCAACTATTTCATCAACGACGCCGAGCCGACGCCGCGTCGTCACCAGGTCGGCTGGGGCGAATATTCGCAGGCCTATGTCGTGCTCGCCTCGGCGGTCGACAAGATCTCGCGCATCTTCCTCGGCCGGGCGGACTGGAAGGCCTATTACCGAGGCCTCTATGAAGCCGACCAGCCTGGCTGGACGGAAGGGCAGGATGCCATGCGGCGGCTGATCAGCTTCTGCCGCGAGCGCGGCATCAAGCTCGTGATCGTCAACTATCCCGAGCTGCATGAAGTCAAGCAGTATCCGTTCCCGGAAGTCACCGGCGCTGTCGAAAAGATCGCCGAAAGCGAGAAGGTTCCCTTCCTCGATCTTCGCCCGTCGGTCGAGGATCTCGTTCCCGAAACGCTGTGGGTGTCGCCATCAGACGCGCACCCGAACCGGATCGCCAACGAACGCTTCGCCGCTGCGATCGCCGGAACGCTGGAACGCTCCTACCCGGACCTCTTTGCCGGAGCCGGGTCGGTCGCCAAGGTACAGCCGTGA
- a CDS encoding autotransporter domain-containing protein yields MRQTPLAVLSKRLGLFTALASLAFSTPALAQSVWTGVADNEFGNGANWAPALPGANDAAEVSTGSPQVNDGRTIRQLGVDGGNVTISNTGALTVTNGSTINSGSVSINAGGALTSDVELNGGSLSIDGDLNGRLTLNNGDVSVNGTLDSASVGSATSLSNNGQVGDVNVWAGGTFVNNTGAVAGATVNAGTASNAGTMGSLTNTQGNFTNNTGGTITGKTTVSGGTVTNNFVVTDADVAAAAAFVNNNGATAGAMTNAGTVSNAGTIASVRNDAGNFTNNFGGEVTGETTVSGGAVTNNATLGTVIVGTNGTFTNTSGASAGAVTNSGSASNAGTIAGLTNTAGSFANNAGGTIAGKTTVAGGTVTNNFVVTDADVAAAAAFVNNSGAVAGNVTNAGTLSNAGTIASVRNDSGSFTNNGNGTVTGKTTVAGGSVVNNAALADVEIGANGTFTNNSGATAGAVSNAGTGSNDGTIAALANSGGLFQNTGTISGAASITGGTLVNQGTIAGTVQIFDGGLLSGSGIVGGLTVDAGGVVSPGPGIAVATVNGDLTFRSGSIYQVDVDAAGQSDRLAVSGALSLDGGRLAVLAGGGVYDPSTSYTIVSAGTVSGRFDAVTSNLAFLSPTLTYGATGIDLTLDRNDVAFADLAETANGRATASAVEALGVTNPLTLAVLSLDDAKAASAFSQLSGEVHASVKSALIWDSRFPRDAVLERASSSVSTLQETEDAVFWTSGFAGTGHLSGDGNAAAIDSRTAGVLVGADMAASDDWRLGGILGYSHLTVQPQARVDAYHAGLYGYGNIGALNLAGGAIYSHNEISSERDLAFGSFADHLTADYDSTVAQVFADLSFTLSADDIRLQPFANLAYVYLDTDAFQENGGSAALSAEGATDDAMLTTIGLRWWADLPVDQMPVSASGMLGWRHAQGDLSPSSRLAFAGGSPFTIAGVPIARDALVVEAGISARLSKSARLALTYLGEFGDGARSSAGRANLIVDF; encoded by the coding sequence ATGCGACAAACACCGCTCGCGGTTCTTTCCAAACGCCTCGGCCTTTTCACGGCACTAGCTTCCCTTGCCTTCTCGACGCCCGCGCTTGCCCAGTCCGTTTGGACCGGGGTAGCCGACAATGAGTTCGGCAACGGTGCGAACTGGGCGCCGGCCCTGCCCGGCGCAAACGACGCAGCGGAGGTCAGCACCGGTTCTCCGCAGGTCAACGACGGCCGGACGATCCGCCAGCTCGGCGTCGATGGTGGCAATGTCACCATCTCCAATACCGGCGCGCTGACCGTCACCAACGGCAGCACGATCAATTCGGGAAGCGTCAGCATCAACGCAGGCGGCGCACTCACCTCCGATGTCGAGTTGAACGGCGGCAGCCTGTCGATCGACGGGGACCTCAACGGACGACTGACGCTGAACAACGGCGACGTGTCGGTGAACGGAACGCTGGACAGCGCCAGCGTCGGCAGCGCCACGTCGCTCTCCAACAACGGCCAGGTCGGTGACGTCAACGTCTGGGCCGGGGGTACTTTCGTGAACAACACCGGCGCCGTCGCCGGCGCGACGGTGAATGCCGGTACCGCCTCCAACGCCGGAACCATGGGCTCGCTGACGAACACCCAAGGGAATTTCACCAACAACACCGGCGGCACCATCACCGGGAAAACGACGGTGTCGGGCGGAACCGTCACCAACAACTTCGTCGTCACCGATGCGGATGTCGCGGCCGCCGCAGCCTTCGTCAACAACAATGGCGCAACGGCGGGCGCGATGACCAACGCCGGCACGGTCTCGAACGCCGGCACCATCGCATCGGTGCGCAACGACGCCGGAAACTTCACCAACAATTTCGGCGGCGAAGTAACCGGCGAGACTACGGTCTCGGGCGGCGCCGTCACCAACAATGCGACACTCGGTACGGTCATCGTCGGCACGAACGGCACCTTCACGAACACCTCGGGGGCGAGCGCCGGCGCGGTCACTAACAGTGGGTCCGCCTCGAATGCCGGCACGATCGCCGGACTGACCAACACGGCCGGAAGCTTCGCCAACAATGCCGGCGGCACCATCGCCGGGAAGACGACGGTTGCAGGCGGCACGGTGACGAACAATTTCGTCGTCACCGACGCCGACGTCGCGGCCGCCGCCGCCTTCGTCAACAACAGCGGCGCCGTCGCCGGCAACGTCACCAACGCCGGCACCCTGTCGAATGCCGGAACCATCGCGTCCGTGCGCAACGATAGCGGATCCTTCACCAACAACGGCAACGGCACGGTGACCGGAAAGACAACCGTTGCCGGCGGCAGCGTCGTCAACAATGCAGCGCTCGCAGACGTCGAGATCGGCGCCAACGGCACGTTCACCAACAACAGCGGCGCGACTGCCGGGGCCGTCTCCAACGCCGGCACCGGGTCGAATGACGGAACCATTGCCGCGCTCGCAAACAGCGGCGGCCTGTTCCAAAACACAGGCACCATCAGCGGCGCGGCAAGCATCACGGGCGGCACGCTCGTCAATCAGGGCACGATCGCCGGGACGGTCCAAATCTTCGACGGCGGTCTGTTGTCCGGCAGCGGCATCGTCGGCGGCCTGACGGTCGATGCCGGCGGCGTGGTCTCGCCAGGCCCGGGCATCGCGGTTGCCACCGTCAACGGCGACCTGACGTTCCGTTCGGGCTCGATCTATCAGGTGGATGTGGATGCGGCAGGGCAATCCGACCGCCTGGCCGTTTCGGGCGCGCTTTCGCTTGACGGCGGCAGGCTCGCGGTCCTCGCGGGCGGCGGCGTCTATGACCCGTCGACGAGTTACACGATCGTTTCCGCCGGCACTGTCAGCGGCCGGTTCGACGCGGTGACCAGCAATCTTGCCTTCCTTTCGCCAACGCTGACCTATGGCGCCACCGGCATCGATCTGACGCTCGACCGTAACGACGTTGCCTTCGCGGATCTTGCAGAAACCGCCAACGGGCGCGCAACGGCAAGCGCCGTCGAAGCGTTGGGCGTCACGAACCCGCTCACGCTGGCCGTGCTCTCTCTGGATGATGCAAAGGCCGCAAGCGCCTTTTCCCAGCTGAGCGGAGAGGTCCACGCCTCGGTCAAGAGCGCGCTGATCTGGGACAGCCGCTTTCCGCGGGACGCCGTTCTGGAGCGCGCGAGCTCCTCCGTCTCGACACTTCAGGAAACAGAGGACGCCGTCTTCTGGACGTCGGGTTTTGCAGGCACGGGCCATTTGTCCGGTGACGGCAACGCCGCCGCTATCGATAGCCGTACGGCAGGTGTTCTCGTTGGCGCCGATATGGCGGCTTCCGACGATTGGCGCCTCGGCGGGATCCTCGGTTACAGCCATCTCACCGTTCAACCACAGGCGCGCGTCGACGCCTACCATGCCGGCCTCTACGGATATGGCAACATCGGAGCGCTGAACCTTGCAGGCGGTGCGATCTATAGCCACAACGAGATTTCGTCGGAGCGTGACCTCGCCTTCGGCTCGTTCGCCGATCACCTGACCGCCGACTACGACAGCACCGTTGCACAGGTTTTCGCCGACCTTTCCTTCACGCTCAGTGCAGACGACATCAGGCTGCAGCCGTTCGCAAACCTGGCCTATGTCTATCTCGATACGGATGCGTTCCAGGAAAACGGTGGTTCGGCAGCGCTATCGGCAGAGGGCGCCACGGACGACGCCATGCTCACGACCATCGGCCTGCGCTGGTGGGCGGATCTGCCGGTGGACCAGATGCCGGTTTCTGCCTCCGGCATGCTCGGATGGCGCCATGCGCAAGGCGACCTTTCGCCGTCCTCGCGCCTTGCCTTTGCCGGTGGCAGCCCGTTTACCATCGCGGGCGTTCCCATCGCGCGCGACGCGCTGGTGGTGGAAGCGGGCATTTCCGCCCGGCTCTCCAAATCAGCCCGGTTGGCACTCACCTATCTCGGCGAATTCGGCGACGGCGCGCGGTCGAGCGCCGGCCGCGCAAACCTGATCGTCGATTTCTAA
- a CDS encoding LuxR C-terminal-related transcriptional regulator: MNDNTIIKVCAPTQRVSGVGDLALSLMEGVGRSDFQDRLTHSLKRHIAIDAGLMLLYRRDAAPKILYNDWRTDRGLSDIRAYLQGPYRMDPFYRLALDNGDDGLYRLRQIDPSFDRSQYYRDYYRHSGLHDEFNVFIGIDADTKIAISLARRHAHAAFSGEDQDFLQSAAPLISMAVLRHYRDLRPESLGDDGSPLQSALAQAVRNFGRSLLTDRECQVAQMILRGYSVKGAAEKLGISPATVKLHRRNLYAKLDITSQTALFSLFIDAVSSASNAFEDPLATYLSPAGALRPH, from the coding sequence ATGAACGATAATACGATCATCAAAGTCTGCGCGCCGACGCAGCGGGTGTCTGGAGTGGGCGATCTGGCGCTGTCGCTGATGGAGGGGGTGGGCCGCTCGGATTTCCAGGACCGGCTGACCCATTCGCTCAAGCGGCACATCGCGATCGATGCCGGCCTGATGCTCCTCTATCGCCGCGACGCCGCGCCGAAGATCCTTTACAACGACTGGCGCACGGACAGGGGGCTGTCGGATATTCGCGCCTACCTGCAGGGGCCTTACCGGATGGATCCGTTCTACCGTCTGGCGCTCGACAACGGCGACGACGGGCTTTACCGCCTGCGGCAGATAGATCCGTCCTTCGACCGGTCGCAATATTACCGCGACTACTACCGGCATTCGGGCTTGCACGACGAATTCAACGTCTTCATCGGCATCGATGCCGACACCAAGATCGCAATCTCTCTGGCGCGGCGCCATGCGCACGCAGCTTTCAGCGGCGAAGACCAGGATTTCCTGCAGAGTGCCGCCCCGCTCATCAGCATGGCCGTGCTTCGGCACTATCGCGATCTGAGGCCCGAAAGCCTGGGCGACGACGGTTCGCCGCTGCAAAGCGCCCTGGCGCAGGCGGTCAGGAACTTTGGCCGCAGCCTGCTGACCGACCGCGAGTGCCAGGTGGCGCAGATGATCCTGCGCGGCTACTCGGTCAAGGGGGCTGCCGAAAAGCTCGGCATCTCGCCAGCGACGGTCAAACTGCATCGCCGCAACCTCTACGCCAAGCTCGACATCACGTCGCAGACGGCGCTGTTCTCGCTGTTCATCGACGCCGTGTCTTCGGCGAGCAACGCGTTTGAAGATCCGCTGGCCACCTATCTTTCGCCGGCTGGTGCGCTGAGGCCGCACTGA
- a CDS encoding DUF5989 family protein yields MDLARELLSYMGNRKKYWLLPILVMTTIFGTLVVLTQGTAVAPFIYTLF; encoded by the coding sequence ATGGACCTTGCTAGGGAACTCCTGTCTTACATGGGCAACCGGAAGAAGTACTGGTTGCTGCCGATCCTGGTCATGACGACCATCTTCGGAACCCTGGTAGTACTGACGCAGGGAACGGCCGTCGCCCCCTTCATCTATACGCTGTTCTAG
- a CDS encoding FAD-binding oxidoreductase, which translates to MTKVRSKALADVTMTPFWLDRPDAPEPRERLSRHLKADLLVVGGGFTGLWGAIQAKQRRPEIEVVLIEKGSVANGASGRPGGVVSTSVMHGLSNAVRIFPKDIAALEKLGQENMHGFLKTLEEHAIDCHAEWGGELTVAVDDAHIEALHEEHELHLKYGHQAAFLDQSAVRAEINSPRYKAGVWSKHICGTVHPALLAFGLKRVALTLGVRIFENTELTGLEDLGDRMKAHTPSGSVTAPKALLATNAFASGHRKIKNRVVAVRDRVLATEPLSADQMASIGWSHRQGVYDTRTQMNYMRLTKDNRIIFGGRLAYAFAGDPFPSVDRELDTYEPLAAAFFDTFPQLEGLRFSHAWSGPIDLSTRMAVHFQRYHDEKVVYAGGYSGFGVSASRFGARIALDILDGSKTPESRLDFATSLPNTIPPEPFRWLGAQITMYALDTADKSGGWRRPWLKMVSAMGFPLS; encoded by the coding sequence ATGACCAAGGTAAGAAGCAAAGCTCTTGCGGATGTGACGATGACGCCTTTCTGGCTCGATCGGCCGGATGCGCCTGAGCCGCGAGAGCGGCTGTCCCGACATCTGAAAGCCGACCTGCTCGTCGTCGGTGGCGGTTTTACCGGATTGTGGGGCGCCATCCAGGCAAAGCAGCGCCGGCCCGAGATCGAGGTCGTGCTGATCGAGAAAGGCTCGGTCGCCAACGGCGCTTCGGGCCGGCCGGGCGGCGTGGTTTCTACCTCCGTCATGCACGGGCTGTCGAACGCCGTGCGCATTTTCCCGAAGGACATCGCGGCGCTCGAGAAGCTCGGCCAGGAGAACATGCACGGCTTTCTCAAGACGCTTGAGGAGCATGCGATCGACTGTCATGCCGAATGGGGAGGGGAGCTGACCGTCGCGGTCGACGATGCTCATATCGAGGCGCTGCACGAGGAGCACGAACTTCACCTGAAATACGGCCATCAGGCGGCCTTCCTCGATCAGAGCGCCGTCCGCGCCGAAATCAATTCGCCGCGCTACAAAGCCGGCGTCTGGTCGAAGCATATCTGCGGCACGGTGCATCCGGCGCTGCTCGCCTTCGGGCTGAAGCGGGTCGCGCTCACGCTCGGTGTACGGATCTTCGAAAACACCGAACTGACCGGTCTCGAAGACCTCGGCGACCGGATGAAGGCGCACACGCCTTCCGGCAGCGTGACCGCGCCGAAAGCGCTGCTCGCCACCAATGCCTTTGCCTCGGGCCACAGGAAGATCAAAAACAGGGTCGTCGCCGTGCGCGACCGGGTGCTTGCGACGGAGCCCCTGTCGGCAGACCAGATGGCATCAATCGGCTGGAGCCATCGCCAGGGCGTCTACGACACGCGCACCCAGATGAACTACATGCGGCTCACCAAGGACAACCGCATCATATTCGGCGGCCGCCTCGCCTATGCCTTTGCCGGTGATCCGTTTCCATCGGTCGACCGGGAGCTCGATACCTATGAGCCGCTGGCTGCAGCGTTCTTCGATACCTTCCCGCAACTCGAAGGCCTACGCTTCTCCCATGCCTGGAGCGGTCCGATCGATCTCAGCACCCGCATGGCCGTGCATTTCCAGCGCTACCACGACGAAAAGGTCGTCTATGCTGGCGGCTATTCCGGCTTCGGCGTTTCGGCCTCGCGTTTCGGCGCACGCATCGCGCTCGACATCCTCGACGGCTCGAAGACCCCGGAAAGCCGGTTGGATTTCGCCACCAGCCTTCCGAACACGATCCCACCCGAGCCGTTTCGCTGGCTCGGCGCACAGATCACCATGTATGCGCTCGACACCGCCGACAAGTCCGGCGGCTGGCGCAGGCCGTGGCTGAAAATGGTCTCGGCCATGGGCTTCCCGCTCAGTTGA
- a CDS encoding response regulator transcription factor: MDSSGRHAANAAIALRAVVVDDHLIVLDGLRRLIETVPGWEVVATCERATDALQVLSERGADIVVADLRMPHMDGLEFIRQVRSTHGQQIAIVILTADIGDDQVAEAIRLGVNGIVLKEQAPDTLIDCMNVVASGKTYFQDQALKSAIERIRAQEAVETRGVDLLTQREIEVSRLAASGIRSKEIGARLGISPGTVKLHLHSIYSKLGISTRVELANLANRLPKSPS, encoded by the coding sequence ATGGACTCGAGTGGTCGTCATGCTGCCAATGCCGCAATAGCGTTGCGCGCGGTCGTCGTCGACGATCATCTGATCGTGCTCGACGGGCTGCGCCGGCTGATCGAGACCGTGCCCGGCTGGGAGGTGGTGGCGACCTGCGAGCGTGCGACCGATGCGCTGCAGGTTCTGTCCGAGCGGGGCGCCGATATCGTCGTCGCCGACCTTCGCATGCCGCATATGGACGGGCTCGAATTCATACGCCAGGTGCGCAGCACCCACGGACAGCAGATCGCGATCGTCATCCTGACGGCTGATATCGGCGACGACCAGGTTGCCGAAGCGATCCGGCTCGGGGTGAACGGCATCGTCCTCAAGGAACAGGCTCCGGACACCCTGATCGACTGCATGAATGTCGTGGCCAGCGGCAAGACCTATTTCCAGGACCAGGCGCTGAAGTCCGCGATCGAGCGAATCCGCGCGCAGGAAGCCGTTGAGACCCGGGGCGTCGACCTGTTGACGCAGCGCGAGATCGAGGTCTCGCGGCTGGCGGCCTCGGGGATCCGAAGCAAGGAGATCGGCGCCCGGCTCGGCATATCGCCGGGCACGGTCAAGCTGCATCTCCACAGCATCTACAGCAAGCTCGGCATCTCGACGCGCGTCGAGCTGGCCAATCTTGCGAACCGGCTTCCGAAAAGCCCTTCGTGA
- a CDS encoding cupin domain-containing protein, protein MSKVIKLGRDGVGLNALEKCSVVPPEAILSGFADELGDVHFESPDKAVVIGTWQSTPYAEMLSYPDGNEYSVILSGKVAITNPDGSVETFSAGESYVLPAGVEVRFEVIETMRKVYVLYTAPAAK, encoded by the coding sequence ATGTCGAAGGTCATCAAACTCGGGCGCGATGGTGTCGGCCTCAACGCGCTCGAAAAATGCAGCGTCGTGCCGCCGGAGGCGATCCTCTCGGGCTTTGCGGACGAACTCGGCGACGTGCATTTCGAAAGCCCCGACAAGGCCGTCGTCATCGGCACATGGCAGTCGACGCCCTACGCGGAAATGCTGTCCTATCCCGATGGCAACGAATACAGCGTCATTCTCTCGGGCAAGGTTGCGATCACCAACCCCGATGGTTCGGTCGAGACCTTTTCAGCCGGCGAAAGCTACGTGCTGCCGGCCGGCGTCGAGGTCCGTTTCGAGGTGATCGAAACGATGCGCAAGGTCTACGTCCTCTACACCGCCCCTGCAGCGAAGTGA
- a CDS encoding SxtJ family membrane protein, with the protein MSISHGPLHERPPEGPSNRSFGYTVGGILTLIALVKWWRASEITTVTAVLALIGVVLVVLALIAPSTLTRANHLWMRLGLVLFKIVNPVVMFLIYVTTFVPIGFYLRLRGNDALTEQFDKNAKTYWIDKPQAEAAQATMKNQF; encoded by the coding sequence ATGAGCATTTCTCACGGACCACTGCACGAGAGGCCCCCGGAAGGACCGTCGAACAGAAGTTTCGGCTATACCGTCGGCGGCATCCTTACCCTGATTGCGCTCGTAAAATGGTGGCGGGCTTCCGAGATTACGACCGTAACGGCTGTGCTCGCTCTGATCGGCGTGGTTCTGGTCGTCCTGGCCCTGATCGCGCCTTCCACCCTGACACGCGCCAACCATCTCTGGATGCGGCTCGGCCTTGTGCTGTTCAAGATCGTCAATCCGGTCGTGATGTTCCTGATTTACGTCACGACCTTCGTGCCGATCGGCTTTTATCTCAGGCTTCGCGGCAATGACGCGCTGACCGAACAGTTCGACAAGAACGCCAAGACTTACTGGATCGACAAGCCGCAGGCCGAAGCAGCCCAGGCAACGATGAAGAACCAGTTCTGA
- a CDS encoding sensor histidine kinase: MRLEPSNRFSARRLSPAAVAPPHGAGAPMDLDQASGRKVWTNTFRARSDKVIAVGRILLALGSVWIAWLDSVHVPLPPEPIYFLLIGYLFYAIAAAFLVWRTEISRVRGTLVRHIIDVAAFAIFMSMTDGPASPFFMLMPFTLLSATLHWRWRGALYTGLVCLAALLYLGYFDAGDMLDPDADTTTNASRILFIFVAAALLVWLGAHQEAVRAELLRLVQRTPSQPRGREWPARAALDYAAHVMLVPRALLLWTDAEEPWTYAALWNEGELEVLQMPPDAFGTWTDEKLLRSSLLVTEAARGRVLVHVGEGRFHQWSDPAPPISPALVEAFNINAAVSTFFQVDDLQARLFVLEPPALTLDDVAIAEIIADRIKALFEQAILVRRLSDEAAVDERIRIGRDLHDGVLQALAGTALQLQSLRKLKDAGPEVIAERLEAIQAMLLEEQRELRGFIRALEPGGNLQATGEMQLERQLEAVAARLRQQWQIDVSIAFDPPSGIDLPLALTYELARMTSEATANAVRHGGAQKVRITLSIDNGSIMLTIDDDGVGFGYGERLDHAELEREKIGPRSLRERAAARGGKLAIERIAEWTRVVVMLPMPQ; the protein is encoded by the coding sequence ATGAGGCTAGAGCCGTCAAACCGTTTCAGCGCCCGCCGCTTGAGCCCGGCGGCGGTCGCTCCACCACACGGTGCCGGCGCGCCGATGGATCTGGACCAGGCGTCCGGCCGCAAGGTCTGGACGAACACCTTCCGAGCCCGCTCCGACAAGGTGATCGCCGTCGGGCGCATCCTGCTGGCGCTCGGCAGCGTCTGGATCGCATGGCTCGATTCCGTCCACGTGCCGCTGCCGCCAGAGCCCATCTACTTCCTGCTGATCGGCTATCTCTTCTATGCCATCGCGGCCGCCTTCCTCGTCTGGCGCACGGAGATTTCGCGCGTGCGCGGCACGCTGGTGCGTCACATCATCGATGTCGCGGCGTTTGCGATCTTCATGTCGATGACCGACGGCCCGGCAAGCCCGTTCTTCATGCTGATGCCGTTCACTTTGCTGTCCGCGACGCTGCACTGGCGCTGGCGCGGGGCGCTCTACACCGGTCTCGTCTGCCTGGCGGCCCTGCTCTACCTCGGTTACTTCGATGCCGGCGATATGCTCGATCCGGATGCCGATACGACGACGAACGCCTCGCGGATCCTCTTCATCTTCGTTGCGGCTGCGCTGCTCGTCTGGCTGGGCGCCCACCAGGAGGCGGTCCGGGCCGAGCTTCTTCGGCTGGTGCAGCGAACACCGAGCCAGCCGCGGGGACGCGAGTGGCCGGCGCGCGCGGCCCTCGATTATGCCGCCCATGTCATGCTGGTTCCGCGGGCCCTCCTGTTGTGGACCGATGCGGAGGAGCCCTGGACCTATGCGGCCCTGTGGAACGAAGGCGAGCTCGAGGTCCTGCAGATGCCGCCCGATGCCTTCGGCACCTGGACGGACGAAAAATTGCTGCGCAGCAGCCTGCTTGTCACCGAGGCCGCGCGTGGTCGCGTTCTCGTGCATGTCGGCGAGGGGCGGTTTCATCAATGGTCGGATCCCGCTCCCCCGATCTCGCCAGCGCTTGTGGAAGCTTTCAACATCAACGCAGCGGTCTCGACCTTCTTCCAGGTCGACGATCTGCAGGCGCGCCTTTTCGTTCTGGAGCCGCCTGCGCTCACGCTCGACGACGTGGCGATCGCCGAAATCATCGCCGACAGGATCAAGGCGCTGTTCGAACAGGCGATCCTGGTCAGGCGCCTGAGCGACGAGGCGGCCGTCGACGAGCGCATCCGCATCGGCCGCGACCTGCACGACGGCGTGCTTCAGGCGCTTGCGGGCACGGCACTGCAGCTTCAGTCGCTGCGCAAGCTCAAGGATGCGGGGCCGGAGGTGATTGCCGAACGCCTCGAGGCCATCCAGGCGATGCTGCTCGAAGAACAGCGGGAGCTTCGCGGTTTCATTCGCGCGCTCGAGCCGGGCGGCAATCTCCAGGCTACCGGCGAAATGCAGCTCGAGCGACAACTGGAAGCGGTCGCCGCGCGGCTGCGGCAGCAATGGCAGATCGACGTCTCGATCGCCTTCGACCCGCCATCCGGCATCGACCTGCCGCTGGCGCTGACCTACGAGCTGGCGCGCATGACGTCCGAAGCGACCGCCAACGCGGTCAGGCACGGCGGCGCGCAGAAGGTCAGGATCACGCTCAGCATCGACAACGGATCGATCATGCTGACGATCGACGACGACGGGGTCGGCTTCGGTTATGGTGAGCGTCTTGACCATGCCGAGCTTGAACGAGAAAAAATCGGACCGCGGAGCCTGCGCGAACGGGCGGCAGCGCGTGGCGGAAAACTCGCGATCGAAAGGATAGCGGAATGGACTCGAGTGGTCGTCATGCTGCCAATGCCGCAATAG